GGCCGGGTCGCCCGCTTCGAGAAGCGCTTCGGCAAGCGCGCATAGCGCTGCCCTTCGCCCGGTGGCGCCGCCTCCCCGCGGGGGCGTGCGCGGCGCCACCGGATCAGGCGGTCCCTCACGTGGGGGAGACGACGGACAGGGCAAGCGACAAGACGGGAACGTGGGAAAGTGAAGCTGGACGACCTCCTTGGGGAGTACTACGAGCTGGAACAGCAGCTCGCCGACCCCGAGGTGCACGCCAACCAGACCAAGGCGCGCACGCTGGGCAAGCGCTACTCACAGCTCACCCCGATCATCGAGGCCTACCGTCAGCTCAAGGAGGTCGAGAACGACATCGACGCCGCCCGTGAGCTGGCCGCCGAGGACTCCTCCTTCGCGGAGGAGGCCGACCGCCTGACCGAGCAGGCCGAGCAGCTCACCGAGCGCCTGCGCGTCCTGCTCGTCCCGCGCGACCCCGCCGACGACAAGAACCTCATCATGGAGGTCAAGGCCGGCGAGGGCGGCGAGGAGTCCGCACTGTTCGCGGGCGACCTGGTCCGCATGTACCTGCGCTACGCCGAGCGACAGGGGTGGAAGACCGAGGTCATCGACGCCACCCACTCTGACCTGGGCGGGTACAAGGACATCACGATCGCCTTCAAGAACAGGGGCACCCCCGAACCCGGCGCGGGCGTGTGGCCCCAGCTCAAGTTCGAGGGCGGCGTCCACCGGGTCCAGCGCGTCCCGGTCACCGAGTCCCAGGGCCGCATCCACACCTCCGCGGCCGGGGTCCTCGTGGTCCCCGAGGCCGAGGAGGTCGAGATCGTCATCAACGCCAACGATCTGCGCATCGACGTCTACCGCTCCTCCGGGCCCGGCGGGCAGAGCGTCAACACCACCGACTCCGCGGTGCGCATCACGCACCTGCCGACCGGCATCGTGGCCTCCTGCCAGAACGAGAAGAGCCAGCTCCAGAACAAGGAGCAGGCCATGCGCATCCTGCGCGCCCGCATCTACGCCGAGGCCCAGGCCAGCGCGGACGCCGAGGCCTCCGCCGAGCGCAAGAGCCAGGTCCGTACCGTGGACCGCTCCGAGCGCGTGCGCACCTACAATTTCCCGGAGAACCGCATCTCCGACCACCGGGTCGGCTACAAGGCCTACAACCTCGACCAGGTCCTCGACGGGGAACTGGACGGGGTCGTCAAGGCGCTGGTGGACGCGGACACCAAGGAGAGGCTCGAAGCCGCGCAATCATGAACTTCCTGCTCGACGAGGTCGCTCGCGCCACGCTGAGGCTCGCGGAAGCGGGCGTGGCCTCACCACGCACGGACGCCGAGGAACTCGCGGCGTTCGTGCACGGTGTTCGTCGAGGGGAACTCCACGCCGTCGCCGACGCCGACTTCGATGCGCGCTACTGGGAGTGTGTCTCCCGCCGCGAGGCCCGCGAACCCCTCCAGCACATCACCGGGCGCGCCTACTTCCGGTACCTGGAACTCCAGGTGGGGCCGGGCGTCTTCGTGCCCAGGCCGGAGACCGAGATCATGGTCGACTGGGCGATCGAGACGCTGCGCTCCATGGACGTGGCCGACCCCCTGGTCGTGGACCTGGGCGCGGGTTCGGGCGCCATCGCGATCTCCATCGCCCAGGAGGTGCCGCGCTCGCGAGTGCACACCGTGGAGATCGACCCCGCGGCCCTGGAGTGGGCCCGCCGCAACATCGACGCCAGCGGGCACGCCGACCGTGTCACGGCCCACGAGGGCGACATGCGCACTGCGCTGCCCGAGCTCAACGGCCTCGTGGACCTGCTCATCAGCAACCCGCCCTACGTCCC
This DNA window, taken from Nocardiopsis exhalans, encodes the following:
- the prmC gene encoding peptide chain release factor N(5)-glutamine methyltransferase, translated to MNFLLDEVARATLRLAEAGVASPRTDAEELAAFVHGVRRGELHAVADADFDARYWECVSRREAREPLQHITGRAYFRYLELQVGPGVFVPRPETEIMVDWAIETLRSMDVADPLVVDLGAGSGAIAISIAQEVPRSRVHTVEIDPAALEWARRNIDASGHADRVTAHEGDMRTALPELNGLVDLLISNPPYVPTDAAGVIPPEVRDYDPAPALWSGADGLDMIRDLEAVGRRLLRPGGAMAVEHHDGQGIDIPWLFPEDKGWRDVLNRKDMARRDRFVVMRRADGDG
- the prfA gene encoding peptide chain release factor 1, whose product is MKLDDLLGEYYELEQQLADPEVHANQTKARTLGKRYSQLTPIIEAYRQLKEVENDIDAARELAAEDSSFAEEADRLTEQAEQLTERLRVLLVPRDPADDKNLIMEVKAGEGGEESALFAGDLVRMYLRYAERQGWKTEVIDATHSDLGGYKDITIAFKNRGTPEPGAGVWPQLKFEGGVHRVQRVPVTESQGRIHTSAAGVLVVPEAEEVEIVINANDLRIDVYRSSGPGGQSVNTTDSAVRITHLPTGIVASCQNEKSQLQNKEQAMRILRARIYAEAQASADAEASAERKSQVRTVDRSERVRTYNFPENRISDHRVGYKAYNLDQVLDGELDGVVKALVDADTKERLEAAQS